A single window of Arcobacter venerupis DNA harbors:
- a CDS encoding bifunctional 3,4-dihydroxy-2-butanone 4-phosphate synthase/GTP cyclohydrolase II, with translation MNAIQRVQEAIKEIQKGNMVIMLDDEDRENEGDLVYAAPLSSADKVNFMATHAKGLICVSVTKETANRLQLNPMVSSNTSSYETAFTVSVDAANASTGISAKERDDTIKILSNPISNALELVRPGHIFPLIAKDGGVLVRTGHTEGSVDLCKLAGLNGEAVICEIMKEDGTMARRDDLDIFAAKHDLKQVYISDLVEYRLSHEKLVEEISSINKKFFSSNVIQKEFKDHLGNIHTAIICGDINEITHVKFHTITPDINLFLNDEKLHSMLKTINFLQAKSGILIFLSDEMRKKDSQKDYGIGAQILNSLNIKKIKLMTSGGKHSFVGLQGFGLEIVEEIQIEC, from the coding sequence ATGAATGCAATACAAAGAGTACAAGAAGCGATAAAAGAGATTCAAAAAGGTAATATGGTAATAATGTTGGATGATGAAGACAGAGAGAATGAGGGTGATTTAGTTTATGCAGCGCCTTTAAGTAGCGCTGATAAAGTAAATTTCATGGCTACTCATGCAAAAGGTTTAATTTGTGTATCTGTAACAAAAGAGACTGCAAATAGATTACAACTAAATCCTATGGTTAGCTCAAATACTTCATCTTATGAAACTGCATTTACTGTTTCTGTAGATGCAGCTAATGCAAGTACAGGAATTAGTGCAAAAGAGAGAGATGATACTATTAAAATACTTTCTAATCCTATTTCAAATGCACTTGAACTTGTTCGGCCAGGACATATCTTCCCTTTAATTGCAAAAGATGGCGGTGTATTAGTTAGAACAGGACATACAGAGGGAAGTGTTGATTTATGCAAATTAGCAGGCCTTAATGGTGAAGCTGTAATTTGTGAAATCATGAAAGAAGATGGAACCATGGCTAGAAGAGATGATTTAGATATATTTGCTGCTAAACATGATTTGAAACAAGTGTATATATCTGATTTAGTTGAATATAGATTATCTCATGAAAAATTAGTTGAAGAAATTTCAAGTATAAATAAAAAATTTTTCTCTTCGAATGTAATTCAAAAAGAGTTTAAAGATCATTTAGGAAATATTCATACTGCTATTATTTGTGGTGATATTAATGAAATAACTCATGTGAAATTTCATACAATAACTCCAGATATTAACCTTTTTCTAAATGATGAAAAATTACATTCTATGCTTAAAACAATTAATTTTTTACAAGCAAAAAGTGGAATATTAATATTTTTAAGTGATGAAATGAGAAAAAAAGATTCACAAAAAGATTATGGAATAGGGGCTCAAATTCTAAATTCTTTAAACATAAAAAAAATAAAGCTAATGACTAGCGGAGGAAAACACTCTTTTGTTGGATTACAGGGTTTTGGTCTTGAAATTGTTGAAGAAATTCAAATAGAGTGTTAA
- the pckA gene encoding phosphoenolpyruvate carboxykinase (ATP), which yields MSEIKDSLGLENVGIIRRNLDVDTLIRDAVENEGAKISSSGALMIDTGIFTGRSPKDKFFVNQDPSNKYIAWGDINKKVSKDVYEDLFKTSKKQLSNKDLYVTDVYCGASLDSRKSVRFITEVAWQAHFIQNMFILPQTQEELDNFKPDFTIYNSCKTVDMAYASHGLHSEVYVIFNVEDNIAIIGGTWYAGEMKKGVFSMMNYWLPLEGKLAMHCSANIGKDGDTALFFGLSGTGKTTLSTDPNRALIGDDEHGWDDEGIFNFEGGCYAKVINLDKNSEPEIFNAIRKGAILENVIADENGVVDYSDGSKTENTRVSYPLSHISNHTPDMRGGHPTNIIFLCADAFGVLPPVAKLDKQQAMYYFLSGYTAKVAGTERGITEPVATFSSCFGEAFLPLNPTVYAELLGRKIDQHKVNVFLVNTGWTGGAYGFGSRMSIKNTRACINSILDGSINESEFELLSVFNLNIPKTLKGVDTEILNPRNTWKDKESYDETKRKLASMYIKNFKKYLTLESEFDFTAAGPVL from the coding sequence ATGTCTGAAATTAAAGACTCATTAGGTTTAGAAAACGTTGGAATTATTAGAAGAAATTTGGATGTTGACACATTAATAAGAGATGCTGTTGAAAATGAAGGAGCAAAAATATCTTCTTCAGGTGCATTAATGATTGATACAGGTATTTTTACAGGAAGAAGTCCTAAAGATAAATTTTTTGTAAATCAAGATCCTTCTAATAAGTATATTGCATGGGGAGATATTAATAAAAAAGTATCTAAAGATGTTTATGAAGATTTATTTAAAACTTCTAAAAAACAATTAAGTAACAAAGATCTTTATGTAACAGATGTATATTGTGGAGCATCACTTGATTCAAGAAAATCTGTTAGATTTATTACTGAGGTTGCATGGCAAGCACATTTTATTCAAAATATGTTTATACTACCTCAAACACAAGAAGAATTAGATAATTTCAAACCTGATTTTACTATATATAACTCTTGTAAAACAGTTGATATGGCATATGCTAGTCATGGTTTACATTCAGAAGTTTATGTTATTTTTAATGTAGAAGATAATATTGCTATTATTGGTGGGACTTGGTATGCAGGCGAAATGAAAAAAGGTGTATTCTCTATGATGAATTACTGGCTTCCATTAGAAGGTAAACTAGCAATGCACTGTTCTGCAAATATTGGTAAAGACGGTGATACTGCACTATTTTTTGGCCTTTCAGGAACAGGAAAAACGACACTTTCAACAGATCCAAATAGAGCTTTAATTGGTGATGATGAACATGGTTGGGATGATGAAGGAATTTTTAATTTTGAAGGTGGGTGTTATGCAAAAGTTATTAATCTTGATAAAAACTCAGAACCTGAAATTTTTAATGCAATAAGAAAAGGTGCAATTTTAGAAAATGTAATTGCAGATGAAAATGGTGTTGTTGATTATAGTGATGGTTCAAAAACTGAAAATACTAGAGTTTCTTATCCTTTATCTCATATTTCAAACCATACTCCAGATATGAGAGGTGGTCATCCAACTAATATTATATTCCTATGTGCAGATGCATTTGGTGTATTACCTCCTGTTGCAAAGCTTGATAAACAACAAGCAATGTACTATTTCTTAAGTGGATATACTGCGAAAGTTGCAGGAACAGAAAGAGGAATAACAGAACCAGTTGCTACTTTCTCTTCATGTTTTGGAGAAGCATTTTTACCTTTAAATCCTACAGTTTATGCAGAATTATTAGGTAGAAAAATCGATCAACATAAAGTAAATGTTTTTCTTGTAAACACAGGTTGGACAGGTGGAGCTTATGGATTTGGTTCGAGAATGAGTATTAAAAATACAAGAGCTTGTATAAATAGTATTTTAGATGGTTCAATAAATGAATCAGAATTTGAACTTTTATCAGTATTTAATTTAAATATTCCAAAAACACTAAAAGGTGTTGATACTGAAATCTTAAATCCAAGAAATACATGGAAAGATAAAGAATCTTATGATGAAACAAAAAGAAAATTAGCTTCAATGTATATTAAAAACTTTAAAAAATACTTAACTTTAGAAAGTGAATTTGATTTCACAGCTGCAGGACCAGTTTTATAA
- a CDS encoding sodium ion-translocating decarboxylase subunit beta → MKKNILVGLFLLFAFFTTTSFANAGTDVVSTQEKQPYHSKTMGELVESFYATTGIKALLQPQVGVKDSHGKDMTLFAQGAGRVIMILICFLLFYLAIKKGFEPLLLLPIGFGGLLANIPIANMAGHDGMLGIIYSMGITNQFFPLLIFMGVGAMTDFGPLLANPKTALLGGAAQFGIFGSLVGAVLLSQYVPGINFTLEQAAAISIIGGADGPTSIFVASKLAPELLGAIAVAAYSYMALVPLIQPPIMRVLTTMKERKIKMPATRKVSKLEKIVFPLVVLTLTILILPDAAPLIGALCLGNFARESGVVDRLSDTMQNALINIVTIFLGLGVGSKLASEQFLVAETMGIMAIGLLAFSAGTAMGVIMAKLMNLVSSKDNQINPLIGAAGVSAVPMAARVVSKEGQLYDKSNILLMHAMGPNVAGVIGSAVAAGVLLSIFK, encoded by the coding sequence ATGAAAAAAAATATATTAGTAGGTTTATTTCTTTTATTCGCATTTTTTACAACAACTAGTTTTGCAAATGCAGGAACAGATGTAGTAAGTACTCAAGAGAAACAACCATACCATTCAAAAACAATGGGTGAATTAGTAGAATCATTTTACGCAACAACTGGGATTAAAGCATTGCTTCAACCCCAAGTTGGTGTAAAAGATTCTCATGGAAAAGATATGACTCTATTTGCACAAGGTGCAGGAAGAGTTATTATGATTTTAATCTGTTTTTTACTATTTTATTTAGCAATTAAAAAAGGGTTTGAACCATTATTATTACTTCCAATTGGATTTGGTGGATTATTAGCAAATATTCCAATTGCTAATATGGCAGGACATGACGGAATGTTGGGAATTATTTATAGTATGGGTATTACTAATCAATTTTTTCCATTACTAATATTTATGGGTGTTGGAGCTATGACAGATTTTGGTCCATTATTAGCTAATCCAAAAACTGCACTTTTAGGTGGTGCTGCACAATTTGGTATATTTGGTTCACTTGTTGGTGCTGTATTGTTATCACAATATGTTCCAGGAATTAATTTTACCCTAGAACAAGCAGCAGCTATTTCAATTATTGGAGGAGCTGATGGACCAACGTCTATATTTGTTGCTTCTAAATTAGCACCTGAATTACTTGGAGCCATTGCTGTTGCTGCATATTCATATATGGCATTAGTACCATTAATTCAACCTCCAATTATGAGAGTATTAACAACAATGAAAGAAAGAAAAATAAAGATGCCAGCAACAAGAAAGGTATCTAAATTAGAGAAAATAGTATTTCCTTTAGTTGTTTTAACATTAACAATTTTAATACTTCCAGATGCTGCACCACTTATTGGAGCGTTATGTCTTGGAAATTTTGCAAGAGAATCAGGAGTTGTTGATAGACTTTCAGATACAATGCAAAATGCATTAATCAATATAGTAACTATATTTTTAGGATTAGGTGTTGGTTCAAAACTAGCATCAGAGCAATTTTTAGTTGCAGAGACAATGGGGATTATGGCAATAGGTCTTTTAGCATTTAGTGCAGGTACTGCAATGGGTGTAATAATGGCTAAATTAATGAATTTAGTTAGTTCAAAAGATAATCAGATCAATCCTTTGATTGGAGCAGCAGGAGTATCAGCTGTGCCAATGGCAGCAAGGGTTGTAAGTAAAGAAGGTCAACTTTATGACAAATCGAACATTTTATTAATGCATGCGATGGGTCCTAATGTGGCTGGAGTAATTGGTTCAGCGGTTGCTGCTGGTGTCCTTTTATCGATATTTAAATAA
- a CDS encoding biotin/lipoyl-containing protein has protein sequence MSKKYIDIMDTTFRDGFQSVFGGRVLMNDFFPAVAAAKEAGITHFEFGGGARFQSLFFYLQENAFDMMDKFRQIVGPDANLQTLARGINTVMLDTGSRELIDLHAKMFAKHGTTTIRNFDALNDVQNLEYSAECIKKYGLNHEVVITLMDLPPGCFGAHDVAFYEKTLRQILDSGLPYDSICFKDASGTSSPQKIYETIQMARNLVGTDTHIRLHTHETAGVSVACYLAALDAGADGIDLAASPVSGGTSQPDILTMLHAVKGKNYDLGGLEIEKILKYQETLNHCLKDYFIPPEATQVSPLIPFSPMPGGALTANTQMMRDNGTLDKFPEVIKAMREVVERGGYGTSVTPVSQFYWQQAYANVMFGPWKQIAPGYGKMVLGYFGKTPVPADPEIIALAALKLKLQPTSENPLDIADRDEKKKISVWKQRLEMEGIPTTEENIFIAAACDEKGIAFLKGESPLNVRKTDAVCEENKDCKLGEKKMNNASGNYTVVVDGQKFNVTIAEGNADIQVTPVTNTNVINNTVSTPATTSGGTPVLAAVNGAVWKILVKEGDYVEADQQIMILEAMKMEIEINAPVAGTITKILVNNTQAVDEGETLAIIG, from the coding sequence ATGTCTAAAAAATATATAGATATCATGGACACAACTTTTAGAGATGGATTTCAATCTGTCTTTGGTGGAAGAGTTCTAATGAATGATTTCTTTCCAGCAGTAGCTGCTGCAAAAGAAGCCGGAATAACTCACTTTGAGTTTGGTGGAGGAGCTAGATTCCAATCTTTATTCTTCTATCTTCAAGAAAATGCATTTGATATGATGGATAAATTTAGGCAAATCGTTGGCCCAGATGCAAACTTACAAACTTTGGCTCGTGGTATAAATACAGTTATGCTAGATACGGGTTCAAGAGAACTAATCGACTTACATGCAAAAATGTTCGCAAAACATGGAACAACAACAATCAGAAATTTTGATGCTTTAAATGATGTTCAAAATCTTGAATATTCTGCTGAATGTATTAAAAAATATGGTTTGAACCATGAAGTAGTAATCACTTTAATGGATTTACCTCCAGGTTGCTTTGGTGCTCATGATGTTGCTTTCTATGAAAAAACATTAAGACAAATTCTTGATAGTGGACTTCCTTATGATTCAATCTGTTTTAAAGATGCATCGGGAACTTCTTCTCCTCAAAAAATCTATGAAACAATTCAAATGGCTAGAAATCTAGTTGGAACTGATACTCATATTAGACTTCATACCCATGAAACTGCTGGTGTTTCAGTTGCTTGTTATTTAGCTGCTTTAGATGCTGGTGCTGATGGGATTGATTTAGCTGCTTCGCCAGTTTCTGGTGGAACTAGCCAACCTGATATTCTTACAATGCTTCATGCTGTTAAAGGTAAAAACTATGATTTAGGTGGTTTAGAAATTGAAAAGATTCTAAAATACCAAGAAACATTAAATCATTGTTTAAAAGACTACTTTATTCCCCCTGAAGCTACTCAAGTTTCTCCTTTAATTCCTTTTTCTCCTATGCCAGGTGGTGCATTAACTGCTAATACTCAAATGATGAGAGATAATGGAACTTTAGATAAATTCCCTGAAGTTATTAAAGCTATGAGAGAAGTTGTAGAACGTGGTGGATATGGTACGTCTGTAACTCCTGTTTCTCAATTTTATTGGCAACAAGCATATGCTAATGTAATGTTTGGACCTTGGAAACAAATAGCTCCTGGTTATGGGAAAATGGTATTAGGATACTTTGGTAAAACTCCAGTTCCTGCAGATCCTGAAATTATTGCACTTGCAGCTCTTAAATTAAAACTTCAACCAACTAGTGAAAATCCTTTAGATATTGCAGATAGAGATGAAAAGAAAAAAATCTCTGTTTGGAAACAAAGATTAGAAATGGAAGGTATTCCTACAACTGAAGAAAATATTTTTATCGCAGCTGCTTGTGATGAAAAAGGAATTGCTTTCTTAAAAGGTGAATCACCTTTAAATGTAAGAAAAACTGATGCTGTTTGTGAAGAGAATAAAGATTGTAAACTAGGAGAGAAAAAGATGAATAACGCAAGTGGAAACTATACAGTTGTAGTAGATGGTCAAAAGTTTAATGTAACAATTGCTGAGGGTAATGCTGATATTCAAGTAACACCTGTTACTAATACTAATGTAATAAATAATACAGTATCAACTCCAGCTACTACAAGTGGAGGAACTCCTGTTCTGGCTGCTGTTAATGGTGCAGTTTGGAAGATTCTTGTAAAAGAAGGTGATTATGTTGAAGCTGATCAACAAATTATGATTTTAGAAGCTATGAAAATGGAAATAGAGATTAATGCACCAGTTGCTGGAACTATTACTAAAATTTTAGTTAATAATACACAAGCTGTTGATGAGGGAGAAACATTAGCCATTATTGGTTAA
- a CDS encoding OadG family protein, giving the protein MEINLVAESIKFMFLGMGVVFAFLTIMIFVLKAQGAILTRFFPQKEKIVSVVTTPVKANNTNVETAKIAAIVAAVQHHKNLKG; this is encoded by the coding sequence ATGGAAATAAACTTAGTAGCAGAGTCAATAAAATTCATGTTTTTAGGGATGGGTGTAGTATTTGCATTCCTAACAATAATGATATTTGTATTAAAAGCACAAGGAGCAATACTAACAAGATTTTTTCCACAAAAAGAAAAAATTGTAAGTGTAGTAACAACACCAGTAAAAGCGAATAATACAAATGTAGAAACTGCAAAGATAGCCGCAATAGTTGCAGCAGTGCAACATCATAAAAATCTAAAGGGTTAA
- a CDS encoding S24 family peptidase, whose amino-acid sequence MLIVDEIIEKLKDILSADGRNGKIFDKDVANSLDLSQANFATMKNRGKIPFSNILNFCAKKKISINWLLYDQNPGSLVDTTDKYWIKYYPSVSVSAGGGAYEAEDNYESLQLPPYFVSMLGGKENLKNIDAINVVGDSMEPTLNSDNIIFIDKTKKDLSRDGIYAFTTTHGLFVKRIQRRVDGKLDIISDNKDYPSQILNKMELEILGKVISSFGMVY is encoded by the coding sequence ATGTTAATAGTTGATGAAATTATTGAAAAGTTAAAAGATATTTTAAGTGCTGATGGAAGAAACGGTAAGATATTTGATAAAGATGTTGCAAATTCATTAGATTTAAGTCAAGCAAATTTTGCAACCATGAAAAATAGGGGTAAAATTCCTTTTTCAAATATCTTAAACTTCTGTGCAAAAAAGAAAATATCTATTAATTGGCTTTTATATGATCAAAATCCAGGATCATTAGTTGATACTACTGATAAATATTGGATAAAATATTATCCATCAGTTTCAGTTAGTGCAGGTGGTGGTGCTTATGAGGCAGAAGATAATTATGAATCACTACAATTACCACCTTATTTTGTAAGTATGTTGGGGGGAAAAGAGAATTTAAAAAATATTGATGCTATAAATGTTGTAGGGGATTCAATGGAACCTACATTAAATAGTGATAATATTATATTTATTGACAAAACAAAAAAAGATTTAAGTAGAGATGGAATTTATGCATTTACTACAACACATGGCTTATTTGTAAAAAGAATTCAAAGAAGAGTTGATGGGAAGTTGGACATTATTTCTGATAATAAGGATTATCCATCCCAAATTTTAAATAAAATGGAATTAGAGATATTAGGAAAAGTCATAAGCTCTTTTGGAATGGTTTACTAA
- a CDS encoding peptidoglycan synthetase: MQISSILDIVDGSLLNSPSISFIYSIKTNANKVKEGDLFIARDLNDINIAITNGAFAIILDTNSAILDNEIAWIKVKDIDTCIIKLIRYKLSILNLEAYFCDKITYQLLKIYSSHFSKSIKLIPTKLENLFKNIDEIEQNDIIISLNEEILGKIYPHNKDFSKITKKLEIENLIEHSLFETSFSFNNQYFSKIKIPSLYLAQFLRIHIFLGGNIDFSKLKMFNNLKPLFIDRNLNLIEFGRSDRFIISQDTQSLFANEILYMKIKYKYAKTIFITTNYSEYLKEDEQILIKELDELKPILNKIKFNAIYLMGFNYNQVQEYLLKSEKSLTLF; encoded by the coding sequence GTGCAAATCTCATCAATTTTAGATATTGTTGATGGAAGTTTATTAAACTCTCCATCAATCTCTTTTATATACTCTATTAAAACCAATGCAAACAAAGTAAAAGAAGGTGATTTATTTATTGCTAGAGATTTGAATGATATAAATATAGCTATAACGAATGGTGCTTTTGCAATTATTTTAGATACGAATTCAGCAATTCTTGATAATGAGATAGCTTGGATAAAAGTTAAAGATATTGACACTTGCATTATAAAATTAATAAGATATAAACTTTCAATTTTAAATTTAGAAGCTTACTTTTGTGATAAAATTACTTACCAATTATTAAAAATTTATTCTTCGCATTTTTCAAAATCTATTAAATTAATACCAACAAAACTAGAAAATTTATTTAAAAATATAGATGAGATTGAACAAAACGATATTATTATTTCTTTAAACGAAGAGATATTAGGTAAAATCTACCCTCACAATAAAGATTTTAGCAAAATTACTAAAAAACTAGAAATAGAAAACTTAATAGAACATTCATTATTTGAAACCTCTTTTTCATTTAATAATCAATATTTTTCAAAAATAAAAATTCCTAGTTTATATTTAGCTCAATTTTTAAGAATTCATATTTTTTTAGGTGGAAATATTGATTTTTCAAAATTAAAAATGTTTAATAATCTAAAACCACTTTTTATAGATAGAAATTTAAATTTAATTGAATTTGGAAGAAGTGATAGATTTATTATTTCCCAAGATACACAAAGTTTATTTGCAAATGAAATTTTATATATGAAAATAAAATATAAATATGCAAAAACTATTTTTATAACGACTAATTACTCTGAATATTTAAAAGAAGATGAACAAATTCTTATAAAAGAACTTGATGAATTAAAACCTATTTTAAATAAAATAAAATTTAATGCCATATATTTGATGGGTTTTAACTACAATCAAGTTCAAGAATACCTATTAAAAAGTGAAAAAAGTTTAACTCTTTTTTAA
- a CDS encoding class 1 fructose-bisphosphatase: MQEIIKAIEESAIKIRDLIQTGDTGKSEHENSTGDTQLKLDIASDEIIENIFKKIPSIKAIVSEEQEAIVNLNENGKYLIAYDPLDGSSLVDVNLSVGSIFGIYENEFNAANIVASVYVVFGPRVEMVVTTDDVKMYRLLNNEFKFIQNIKLNEKGKLNAPGSTQNCWAPFHKQLIDDIFNDGYRLRYSGGMVPDLHQILLKGGGLFSYPGTTDRPKGKLRQLFEVFPFALAYEKAGGGAVDGFKRVLEVETTHIHDTTPCFFGSNSEIKRVLEVYSKNV, from the coding sequence ATGCAAGAAATTATTAAAGCCATTGAAGAATCAGCAATTAAAATAAGAGATTTAATTCAAACAGGTGATACAGGAAAAAGTGAACATGAGAATTCAACTGGTGATACTCAACTAAAACTTGACATTGCAAGTGATGAAATTATTGAAAATATTTTTAAAAAAATTCCATCAATTAAAGCAATTGTTAGTGAAGAACAAGAAGCTATTGTAAATTTAAATGAAAATGGAAAATATTTAATTGCTTATGATCCACTTGATGGTTCTTCTTTAGTTGATGTAAATTTATCTGTTGGTTCTATTTTTGGTATTTATGAAAATGAATTTAATGCTGCTAATATAGTTGCTTCTGTTTATGTTGTATTTGGTCCAAGAGTTGAAATGGTTGTTACAACTGATGATGTAAAAATGTATAGACTTTTAAATAATGAATTTAAATTTATCCAAAATATTAAACTAAATGAAAAAGGTAAATTAAATGCACCAGGTTCAACACAAAACTGTTGGGCACCTTTTCACAAACAATTAATTGACGATATTTTTAATGATGGTTATAGATTAAGATATTCAGGTGGTATGGTTCCTGATTTACACCAAATTTTACTTAAAGGTGGTGGATTATTCTCATATCCTGGAACTACAGATAGACCAAAAGGGAAGTTAAGACAACTGTTTGAAGTATTCCCTTTTGCTTTAGCTTATGAAAAAGCTGGTGGTGGTGCAGTTGATGGATTTAAAAGAGTTTTAGAAGTAGAAACTACTCATATTCACGATACAACACCATGTTTTTTTGGTTCAAATAGTGAAATAAAAAGAGTTTTAGAAGTTTATAGTAAAAATGTCTAA
- the mobB gene encoding molybdopterin-guanine dinucleotide biosynthesis protein B, whose translation MNKKRLVVAFSGPSNSGKTTAIIKVASILNDSGFKVCIIKHDPKDKAVFDREGKDSFKFSQTGADVAVVSPNKTTLFKKSTSNVDEMIELFQDFDYLLVEGLKTLDLPRISIFRNRLDESYFSVSNAIACDETINNNEIPNDLDILDLNNPEEIILWINKNAKRV comes from the coding sequence ATGAATAAAAAAAGATTAGTAGTAGCCTTTTCAGGTCCGTCAAATAGTGGTAAAACAACTGCTATTATAAAAGTAGCAAGTATTCTCAACGACAGTGGATTTAAAGTTTGTATTATTAAACATGATCCAAAAGATAAAGCAGTTTTTGATAGAGAAGGAAAAGATTCTTTTAAATTCTCTCAAACGGGTGCTGATGTTGCTGTTGTAAGTCCAAATAAAACAACTTTATTTAAAAAAAGTACATCAAATGTAGATGAAATGATTGAACTATTTCAAGACTTTGATTATTTATTAGTTGAGGGTCTAAAAACTCTTGATTTACCTAGAATTTCTATTTTTAGAAATAGATTAGATGAGAGTTATTTTAGTGTTTCAAATGCAATCGCTTGTGATGAAACTATAAATAATAATGAAATTCCTAATGATTTAGACATATTAGATTTAAATAATCCAGAAGAGATAATCTTATGGATTAATAAAAATGCAAAGAGAGTATAA
- a CDS encoding PLDc N-terminal domain-containing protein, protein MKQNKNIRIKIHGNLKSSLRRNSPEVTVNNIMKSPYLEFKPKYKPTILIIQLFLNFILLAIGLYFGLFLFIIIFLINYIIIWLYSFISIIKSSFKEKSNKLLWLILILFVPFSAFIYPDFRKTQVTND, encoded by the coding sequence ATGAAACAAAATAAAAATATACGAATTAAAATACATGGAAATTTAAAAAGTAGTTTAAGACGAAATTCACCAGAAGTTACAGTCAATAATATTATGAAATCTCCATATTTAGAATTTAAACCAAAATATAAGCCAACTATTTTAATAATACAATTATTTTTAAATTTTATTTTGCTTGCTATTGGATTATATTTTGGATTATTCTTATTTATTATAATTTTTTTAATAAACTACATCATTATTTGGCTTTATTCTTTTATATCTATAATTAAAAGTAGTTTTAAAGAAAAAAGTAATAAATTATTATGGTTAATATTGATTTTATTTGTGCCATTTAGTGCATTTATCTATCCAGATTTTAGAAAAACTCAAGTTACTAATGACTAA